The DNA sequence cagaacagcagaggcaaaaagaaataaagcctaATGAGTACAACAGGGAGATGCTTGGGAGATGGCAGAGCCCATCTTGTCCCTACCcaggaaaaataaacacacatgccagatttttcattttcagttttcttgggcCCACCAAGGTCTTCCCATTCAGTTTCAGTTTCTGATCTTAAGACATTTGCTTTCTTACTGATTGCAAGGTAAGGATTACTGGCATAAAGACATAGCATGAGAGGTGGAGTATGACCTTAGAGGTGAAAATGAATGACATGGTCATTGGAGCAGGTTGTAGTAACTACTGATTGGGGCCAAGGAGGAGGAATGCGAAGCCCTATGCTCTTGTAAAAATCTGGAGAAAGGCATTTAGTCTGAGTGAGCAGCAGGAACAAAGTGTGGTACTGCCTGAGTAGAGGGTGTGTGGTAAGGGGAAGGCAGGAGTCAGGAGCAAATCAAACTGGAAAAATAGGTTGGGCCTAATGATGGAGTACCTTGAATGCACGCCAGAGGCAGATTATGCTGTAAGGAATAGTGGTAAGCCATCAAAGGATTCTTTACTAGGGGCGTGAGGAGTTCAGATTGTATTTTCAAATGACTGGGCCAGATAATGGATACTCTGAGGGGGAGTAGAATTAGGCCAGAAAAAAACAGTTGAATGGTTTGATGATTCACTGCAGAAATCATTCAGCCAAGATATTGGAGACTTTCATTCAACTGTTAAGcaagtatttactgagtacctgCCATATGCTAGGTACTGTTCTAGGGATGAATCAGTGAACAAGACAAGCTACCTTATGTAGCTTTCAGTCTTTCGAGGGAGACAGACCAATAAGCaattttaaataagtgaaatatataGCATGTCATTTGGTGATAAacaccaagaagaaaaaataagggaTTTAAGAATTGGGAACGGATTGCAATTTTAGAGTGGACAACCTAGCAACTcagggtgctgaggcaggaggattgcaagttgaaagccagccttgTCAACTGAGTGAGACACTGTCTAAAAGAGCAGGattggggggtgtagctcagtgatggagcacgtGCTTAGCTtgccatgaggccctgggttcaatccccagtatcccaccctacacacacacacacaaaagaataaataaataaaaataaaccgtccaaaggactgaggatatatctcagtggtggagcgcttccAAGTTGAATCcttagtactgcaaaaagaaaaaaaaaatgctcagggAAGGAATCCTcaatattgtaattttttaacGAGGACCCAAAGtagcagaggaaagaaagagatagTGGCTTTGAGAAATAGTAGGATAACAGGAGCAACTAAGGGTGAGTCATAAATAATAGATTGCATTTAAGGGTGATGTAGGACCACTGTAGACGTCCAAACAGGTGGCACATTGCATAAGCTGCTCAAATATACATGGTGGCCCTGGGCATCTAAGGATGATGCTGCTGTTCAGTGAGACCCAAAACACAGTTTAGCCCCTATTTCATCTGGTGTCTTTTCACCCCAGGTAGATTGTAAGCTGCTTGAGATGATTATTGGATAATCCTTTGATATCCACACTGACCAGGCCAAGTGTGAGCACATTCCAGGTGCTCAGATGTGTCACTTTTGAAGGGGTCTTTCTAGAGTCTCACCCCCAGCCCGGCCCTGGCCTTGGGCCTTGTCCATAGTCATTCTAGACCTCCCACCACCAATTCTGTGGCTCCATTTCCAAATGGATGCTGGAAGATTTGCCCTCCTTATGGGGAAGCCGAGGGTCTACTGTATAAAGACAATACATGGACCCATGTAGGATTTAGGTCATAGGCTGAACAGCAGCCCATGATGGCCCATCTTCGTGTGTGTTACTTTATGTTTTCTCACTTCAACTTCTCTTCTATTCCTGGTTGTTTAGGGTCCTATGGTCACCAGTGGGCATGGCTTAGTGACATAGTATGGCCTTCCTAGGGAGGGTATTTCTTATGCAGGAAATGGGACAAAGACTGAATGCTGCTGCCTTCagcctccccccctcccccgcctttccctctttttctcagAGCTCAGTGTGCCTCTTGATGTGCCTTACCTGGATGAGCCCCCTACTCCACTCCACTTCTATCGGGACTGGGTGTGCCCCAACAGGCCATGCATTATTCGAAATGCCCTGAAGCACTGGTCAGCTCTCCAGAAGTGGTCCCTCCCTTACTTAAGGTGGGAGCCTCCCTGGGGTGGTGGATGGGCAGTGATTACTGACAACTGGGCATGAGCTGAGTATCCATTCCTCCAGAGCCACAGTGGGTTCCACAGAGGTGAGTGTGGCTGTGACTCCAGATGGTTATGCAGATGCAGTGCGAGGGGACCGCTTTGTAATGCCTGCTGAGCGCCGCCTGCCCCTCAGCTATGTACTGGATGTGCTGGAGGGCCAGGCCCAACACCCAGGAGTCCTCTATGTGCAGAAGCAGTGTTCCAACCTGCCCACTGAGCTGCCCCAACTGCTGTCTGATCTGGAGCCTCATGTACCCTGGGCCTCTGAGGCACTGGGTGAGTGAAGGCAGGTGGGGAAGGGGGGTGCAAGGTGATCTCTGAccaggaggcagggcagggaaTCTGGGAAGGAAGGGATCAGTTTGCTTGTTCAttctctccctttgatttttatttggtcCACACACTTGGGCCTGTGTGGTCAGGTGCTACCCACCTGCCTGCCTCAGGCCTTGACTTCATAATAGATGAATAAGGAAGCACTCccaatttcttcctcttctccttgaGATTTCTTCACTCCCACCCAGCTTTTTGCCTAGTATGCCTGTGTGTTGGCCCAGCTAGCATGTCCTTCCTAACTTGCCATCTGCCCCACAGGAAAGATGCCTGATGCTGTGAACTTCTGGCTGGGGGAGGCAGCTGCAGTGACATCCTGTAGGTGTTGGTGAACAAGCtggaggggcagaggaagggaagaTGAGTTCGGGTGAGGAAGGTTGGGCTGGACTAAAGATAGGCTGGCTCTTCTTTCACATTTCTCTTGGGATTCTGGACTCCGGCACCACAGAAGGTCTCCCCTGACAGCTGAGTTGGGTAGCTACCCATGGTACTGAGACCAGAGTGCAccatttgttttttcctgttgATCCCTAGAAGCTCTCAGAAGGCCAACTAGGTCAGGAGGGAATTTAGGAGAAATCTGATGGCACCACTTTCCCTCTTGGTGGAGGTGAGCCCAGGACTTGACCAGATCTGTTCCCTGGTGTGTTGAGTTCTGCAATGTCCACCAGCATCCTTGGTGTCTCCTTGAGCCAGATGACCCTTTATGATCTCTTCCTTTTGCCATAGGCAGTCTAGAGCTTCAGGGTTGAGGTGGTTGGCTCCCCTCTGTCCTCCAACCTCACCTCCAGGCTTTACTTACATTGACAGTGCACAAGGACCACTATGAGAACCTGTACTGTGTGGTCTCAGGGGAGAAACACTTTCTGTTACATCCACCCAGTGACCGGCCCTTCATCCCTTACGGTAGGGGACATGGCCTGGAGGGGGCTTTGGGGGAACAGGTGGCTTGTGGTGGAGGGAGGACAGCAAGATCCTGGGGCAGGCTGGTGCCTAGACCTGAAACGTGACCACAGGTCTAAGGTGCACCAGGACTCCCAACCCTCTGGACCCTGTACCTAGGGAACATGTGTGCTGGCTGGGGTAGGGAGGAACTGGCAAGCTGTGGGTCACTTGAGGTTCCCCACAACTTTCTTCCTTGGGCTTTAGAACTGTACACACCTGCAACCTACCAACTAACGGAAGAGGGTACCTTTAAGATAGTGGATGAAGAAACCATGGAGAAGGTGTCTGTTCTGTTCCTGGGttctggggaggggaaggagcaaGAACCTGAGCCCCAGAGGATAAGCACAAAAGGTCTGGGGAGGTGATACCTTGCTCTGAAAAATTGTAAGTATGGGGCTTTTCCATGCCAAGTAGAGCAGGGTTCATGGTATTCAGCTTGGGAAGGGACAGAGCTGGAGGACCTGGAACTTTGGGGCCTGTTTCCTGGAAACTGCTGTGTCCCTAGGTGCCCTGGATCCCACTGGACCCACTGGCTCCAGACTTGACCCAGTACCCCTGTTACAGTCAGGCACAGGCCCTTCGCTGTACTGTGCGGGCTGGTGAGCTGCTCTACCTGCCATCTCTATGGTTCCACCATGTCCAGCAGTCCCATGGCTGCATTGCTGGTGAGGAACACACAGGGCACCCAAGGGAAAGCCCTGTCAAGGCCCAGTAGGGCATCTTTGGGAGAGGTTGGGGGCTCGGGATTAAAAGAGGGACCCTCATGTTCAGATCTCTGTTCTCCCCACAGTGAACTTCTGGTATGACATGGAATATGACCTCAAGTACAGTTATTTCCAGCTGCTCGACTCCCTAACTAAGGCTGTAGTCCTTGACTGATGTACCACTGGTGAATACTGCTAAGGACATCTTGAGGGAGAGGTTGAGCCCCTCCTAGGCTGCTGGCTTAATTCTAGAGACCACCTGGAGTTTAAGTACTTGTCTGCTGCTCAGGGTCCAGCTTAATTTGGAATCAGCCTTGGATGATCTTGGGATATGATCTTGGGATGTGATTAGGAGATGCCAGGCAGGTTTGAGTGAGCATGCCCAGGAAGTTGCCACACAGGTGAGGAGGAGTGGGGATCAGGTCCTATAGCACCTTTTACCAGTGTTGAGACTCTGGGCAAGTCACCACCTGTTGGCATTGGTGTCCTGGCTGTAAACTGGAGATAATAATGGTTCTACTGCACAGGGATGGAGATAATATCTGTAAGGTCCAGCATGGACCAGCACAAAGGAAGTGGTCAATAAAAGGTAGCTGtgaggggctgggtatgtggttcaagtggtagcgtgctcgcctggcatgcatgcggcctgggttcgatcctcagcaccacatacaaaaacgtTGTGTCCGCcgtaaactaaaaaataaatattaaaaaatattctctctctctctctctaaaaaaaaaaaaaaaaggtagctgtGAGTCATTTGTTCTGATACTCCCTGTCACAGTAGTTTCCTGTGGCCCAATGAGGGCTTGAGGGTTTAGGTGAAAATTTCAGGGTAACCCTGATTGGGGCTATGGGCCAGACCCAGGCATGGGAAGCTGTTTGCTACCCAGACCCCTTGTCTGTGACAGCCTGTGCAGTCCCTCAATGGGAAAAATGGACTGACCCCAGTCTTGTAACTGCCTGACTGGGTCCTCCTTGGCTGAAGGCCTCTAATGCTATTCGCAGCTTTACCCTGGCCTGGTTTGCTCTTGTCCCCTGGCTCCATGGCTGCTGGTGGGATCTCTTGTCCTAGGATAACCTCTATTGTACAACAAGCACTGGAGGGAAGGGACAAAAACCCTACCCCTCCTGGGACCATCCCTCTGAGGAAAGATTTGGTTTCCACACCCAGCCTCCCTCTGCACCCATCTGAAGAGCAGGAATGCCAACCTACCAGCCTTATCCACAGCCACCCAACTCCAAGGGTAGAGGCAATCCAGACATGGCTTTGAAGGGCTATTTTATGTGACAGCCACACCCCTTGCCAGTTTGATGGAGCCTGGGGTACTCCTCTCAGATTGGCAAAGAGCTCCAGTCAGGACTGGGCATTCCTGTCTTACTGGTGCTGGGAGGTTGCACAATACCCTACTGCTGAAGATGCTCAACTACTCTGTTCACCACTGCTGTGGAACCCACTGTCTGCCTTCCTTCTGCTCAACACCTGACAGCACCTCTCCCGGAGCTTCCTCCTTTAAGTCAGGGCTGACTGGGGCAGGCCCAGATGGTGATGGCTGCAGAGTGGGACCTCGGGGAACCAGGGGTGACACAAGAGGGTGTCAGTGGCTCTGGGACATGCTTAAGGTGCCTCATTTCCTGGACAGGTGGTGGGTGTTGGCCTTGGGTGGAGTGAAAGAGGCatatgggaggggctggggaggttcTCCGGGCTAGCTAGAGCACCCTGTCTCTGGGTTAAAAGCTGGAAGTCCTTGGTCCTGTGGCTGCTGCCTCATTATTCCTGCTCCTGAGAACTTGGCCTCATGGCTCTGGTAAGGCCTTCCAGGGCACTGGGCCCTCACCTCAAACCCAGATCCCCATCCAGGGTCTGATTATTGCTATTTCTTAGAAAAGCTCTGGTCTTCTTGAGGTTTAGCAAGGAATATTTGCTGGTTACAAGATGAGACCAGTTAGTAGTAGCCAGGGGAGAAGCAGTGACCTGGGTGAGGGACTACCCCAAGTTCTTTCTGTCCTGGAAATGGCTCCAGGTTGACCACAGGGATTTGGGTCTTGGGAACTCAGAGGCTCCCAGCTGCTGTCCTGGGGCCCCAGAAGGAAGTGGCTGCTTGATGCTCCTTCTGACTCAATTGCTTGGGATGTGAGAGCCCCAGGGCTGCCACAGGTGGATGAACTGCCCCATCTCTGATCCTGACCTTGGTAGCTTCCTGGACTTGATCTGTCAGCACCCTTCCAGAGGCAGAACTGAAAACCAGCGGGAAGTGCTAGTTGGCACAGGCTTTCTCTGCCCTGGCTACTAGCCAGCATTTATAAACCTTAAACAAGGAGTGTGTTTGGAGGGAGCTCTTTGGAGACCATCATAGAGCAGAGAGCCCATTTCCAGAATGGGATGGACAGTATGGGAAATGGCTCATCCATGATGTCCAAGGCCCTGACATACCCCTTCATCTCCCTTGATAGCTTACATCCCAATCTGCCCGAGACCAGACTTAAAGCTGCTTAGCTGGGGTGTGTGGTGAGGCTGTGGGATGGAAAGACTAAAGGATGCTGTATTCAGGAAATAGAAGTACCTGTGTATGGGGCTTAAATTAGAACTAGCCTGGCAACTAGGTCTCCCCCAGGCAAGCAGCTACgtctccatgcctcagtttctttatggATTGATCCTAATAGGGCCCCTGCATAGGGTAGTCATGTGACATTTAAATGAGTTCATGTATATAGAACCCTTGGCACAGAGCTGGACATAGCATTATATAGATGTGGGCAGATGTCAGCAAGGAGATACCATATCTCCTACGGAATCAGAAGTCTGAAGGGGTGGAGGGTGGGCCTAAGCCTGATCCTTTTGATTCAGGATTAGGCCTCGAGGGACTGCCCCAGCTTCCCCTATGGACGTTGACATTGTTGGCCTCATCTACCTGCAGTAAACctgtcccctttccctcttctgtAGGCAAAGGTGCCTGGCACCTGCCTGCTCACTGTGCGTGTCCTGCAGGCCCATGGTCTGCCTTCCAAGGACTTAGGTGAGTGtgctgttcccctggccctgtgcTAGGCCAAGGAAAGTGGAGAGTACTACAGCTGGATTCAGTGGGCAGTGTCAGTGGGAAGAGATAGGAAGAGGGGTCCTGGAATAGAGTGCTGGGAGGAGATTCTGAGTAGATGGTGGCAGTGGGGCCACCCATTAGACATGAGTGATGGAGACTCTGGTGGCTGGGCTGGGAAGGGCTGTTGGCCATCACTGCGCACTTGTTCATCCTCCCTGCAGTGACCCCCTCTGATTGCTATGTGACTCTCTGGCTGCCCACGGCCTCCAGCCACAGGTTTCAGACACGCACGGTCAAGAACAGCAGAAACCCCATCTGGAATCAGAGCTTTCACTTCCGAATCCACAGCCAGCTCAAGGTGGCCAGGCATCAAATCCAGCCCTACTCACCATCCCCATGAAGCCACTGCTACCTGTCCTCTCCCAGGCCCTCATTGCCTGCCTTACCCCCTTTTCCATCTTACCCTCCTTTCTGCAGTCTTCTTACTCTGTTTCCTTTCCAGAATATCATGGAATTAAAAGTCTTTGACCAGGACCTGTTGACCAAAGATGACCCAGTGTTGTCAGTGCTTTTTGATGTGGGGACCCTGCAGCCTGGGGAGTTCAGTCACCAGAGCTTCTCGCTGAGCTCACAGGCAAGGCTATACTCAAGGCAGCAGGGGCTCCCCAACCTGGGAAAGGGGATACTTTGGAGAGTAGCTGGCCCAGGTATCTGTCACATTCCAGAAGCCTCTGCCAGTTAGGAGTGATTTTTCATCAAGGAGCAGAACTTCCTCATCCTTTCTTGCCTTCTGAACCAAAGAACAGCTTTCTTGGAACAGCCCAAGGAATGTGGACAGAGTAGCCTGGAGAGGGACAATGGCCCTTCCCTCAGACCCCTTCCTTCACCTTTACTTCAGCATCCCTAGCTGGTGTCTGGGTtggaatatacacacacacacacacacacacacatacacacacactgctcTTCTCATTCTTTCTAACTTGTTTCTCTATCTCCCCAGGGTGAGGAGCGGCTGGAAGTTGAGTTTCAACTGCAGAGCCTGTGAGTTGGGCCATGGGGCAGTCCCAGGTGGGAATGCTTCCTTCTGGGAATGACAGTGCCACCCAGAGCTGGCGCCATTCCCTGGTGGAGAAGTATTGCCCAGGACTCTAGGGGGTGAGAACCTGGGTTCTTGCAAAGGGTCACTGGGGGCTCTTTCCAGGACAGACTGTGTGGAGCAGCTTATCAGCAATGGCATCCTGGTGGTGAGTCAGGAATGATGCTTGGGGGGTGACTAGGGGTCCCCAGGTTCCCTCATACATCTTCTTACTCTTTATACCCATGGCTGCCTGGGTCAGAGTAAGCTGGTTGGGGAGCTTTGGGGTATCAGGGCCTTGAGGGAGTACAATCTCAAGCAAATGCTAGGTAACTGGGAGCCAAGGTAATGAAGTGCtgaagaggaggagacagggtGCTGGGAGGGTGGGGTCCTCAAGCAGGGTGACGATGATAGCTGAGGAGCTCTCTTAACAACGCAGGCCCGGAAGCTCTCCTGCTTGCATGTTCAGCTGGAAAAGACTGGGGACCAGAAGGGTGAGTTCCCAACCTACTGGGATAgtccctgtttgtttgtttagttgtaggtggacacaatgtctttatttatttatttttatgtggtgctgaggatcgaactcagtgcctcatgcatgctaggcaagcactagccacaaccctagccccaagtcCCTCCACCTTTATTCCTTATCTTCCTCCTTTCTAAGGGGAAGGCAGTAGCTGCCTTCAGTTCCCAAAGGCAGGAATAAGGGCTAGAGAATAAGTCTGTGCTGGGGCTTCACAGGAGCCAAGATTTTCCACCTAGTATTTAGAGTGTGGTGTGGGCTCCAACATCCAACCTGGACCAACCAACCCTCCATTTCGGAGAGAAGGAAATGCCCTCCAGGAATAGTGAGAGATGCCTTGGGCAGAGATCCTAGCACTTTCCTCTCTGCTCTATTTCCTGTTTCCAGGGTCAGAGACCAGAGTTCAGCTTGTAGTTCCAGGGGCCTGTGAGGGTCTTCAGGAGGCCTCTGTGGGCACTGGctctttctgtttccatttcccAGCCTGCTGGGAGCAGGAACTGAACATCCATCTACAGGTAATGGCCTCATTCCCAGGAGCTGGGTCCCCAAGGCCACCCTCACGCCCTCTGCACCTCCTCCCAGCCTGACCTCTGTTTGCCTGTACCCCACTTCCTTTACCCTTCTCCCTGACAGAGGCAGGCAGCCCCCTGGGTAGAGTGTATGGGGTTCCTGTTCCCCTCCCTCCTGTTCCTTTTTCGCTGCCAAGGGGAGTTGGTGGGGTTCTTGCTGACAGGGAGGGTATAAGGATTCATGGGTTTTCTCTGTTCCCCAACAGAATGACCCTCAGGAACAACTGAAGGTGCCACTACAGACCCTGCCCACTGACCAGTTGGTGAGACTCATCTTTCCCACATCACAGGTACTGGTCACCCAGAGAAGGAAAGCTCAAGGTATAGACTGGGCTGGCACtgaccccagccctttccttaaAGGGAGAGGCCTGCTTCTGTAGCTACTTTTCTCCTCAGGCTGTGCCCTGAACAAGTGCTAGGGCCAGGCTTTGGGTAAGAGGGTGGCCCCTATGGAGTTGGTTGGGGGCCTGAGGGTGTATGGGGCTATCTAGGGCCCGGTGAGAGGAAGGGCCGAACAGAGGTGGCCAACCTTTGTGATGGGGTTTTCATGGTTTCCAGGAACCCTTACTGAGGGTGGaactgaagaaagaagaagggTGAGAGGCCTGGCTGGGGCTTGGGAAAGCAACCAGGTAGGGGTGGTGAAGGTTGGGCCTTTGGCCTGCAGGAGCgacagggagaggtggggagcTTGCAGCAAAGTTGCACCTCTCGGCACGGCTTCCTTCACAGATAGAGCACAAAGTGCCAGAGGAAGCCTCAAAAAGCTTATTTTCTTAACtgtttttacatttgtttctacTCTAGTTTGAGGGGTGCCAGTGCCTGACACTGGGCCctggataaataaatgtttggCTAAAAAAACAGGTGGGGAGGTGAGGATAGTAGCAGGGcttgaggcacagagaaggcaatgaaaatgaaacaggaaGTTGTGCTGTTTGAGTGGGAGCCATTGTGGATGGACCTTaaatgccttctttttttttttttaatttaaaatgttttttttaaaacttccttgaaaaatattttcagttatagatggatacaataattttattttacttatttgtttttatgtagtgctgaggattgaactcagtgcctcacatgtgctagccaagcgctctaccactgagccacaaccccagccccttaaatgcCTTCTTAGGAGGAGTTGCCATCAGCTCTCTCTGTCTTGGGAAGTAACTTCTCACCATGAGAGGAGGAGGGCATTGGACCTTCTTTCATGCCCCCtctattgtca is a window from the Urocitellus parryii isolate mUroPar1 chromosome 6, mUroPar1.hap1, whole genome shotgun sequence genome containing:
- the Jmjd7 gene encoding bifunctional peptidase and (3S)-lysyl hydroxylase JMJD7 isoform X1 — its product is MAAAALDALQRALREFPAAARELSVPLDVPYLDEPPTPLHFYRDWVCPNRPCIIRNALKHWSALQKWSLPYLRATVGSTEVSVAVTPDGYADAVRGDRFVMPAERRLPLSYVLDVLEGQAQHPGVLYVQKQCSNLPTELPQLLSDLEPHVPWASEALGKMPDAVNFWLGEAAAVTSLHKDHYENLYCVVSGEKHFLLHPPSDRPFIPYELYTPATYQLTEEGTFKIVDEETMEKVPWIPLDPLAPDLTQYPCYSQAQALRCTVRAGELLYLPSLWFHHVQQSHGCIAVNFWYDMEYDLKYSYFQLLDSLTKAVVLD
- the Jmjd7 gene encoding bifunctional peptidase and (3S)-lysyl hydroxylase JMJD7 isoform X2 translates to MAAAALDALQRALREFPAAARELSVPLDVPYLDEPPTPLHFYRDWVCPNRPCIIRNALKHWSALQKWSLPYLRATVGSTEKQCSNLPTELPQLLSDLEPHVPWASEALGKMPDAVNFWLGEAAAVTSLHKDHYENLYCVVSGEKHFLLHPPSDRPFIPYELYTPATYQLTEEGTFKIVDEETMEKVPWIPLDPLAPDLTQYPCYSQAQALRCTVRAGELLYLPSLWFHHVQQSHGCIAVNFWYDMEYDLKYSYFQLLDSLTKAVVLD